From the genome of Candidatus Methylopumilus rimovensis, one region includes:
- the ligA gene encoding NAD-dependent DNA ligase LigA translates to MEAKKENIKKKIEELIEKINTFDYQYYVLDNPSISDFEYDKIFRSLVDLENANPDLIKPDSPTQRVGGEALEAFESVIHRQAMLSLNNAFEEDELIAFDKRIKDDIGIDEVEYAVEPKFDGLAITLTYENGIFVQGATRGDGYTGENVTHNLKTIRSIPTKVNHPNPPKILEVRGEVLMLKKDFELLNKKQESLGEKKFANPRNAAAGSLRQLDPKITAKRPLTFFSYGLGVCEPNLNLKTHTETIQLLKQFNLPISDLSVSVKGIKGLKSFYEKVLKLRDSLTYDIDGVVYKVNSFNYQNELGFVSRAPRWAIAHKFPAEEALTEILDIDVQVGRTGAITPVARLKPVFVGGVTVTNATLHNEDEMIRKDVHIGDIVSVRRAGDVIPEIVRVLIDKRPKIIKKFKMPTACPECGSPLIRIDDEAVIRCSGGLVCPAQQKQSIIHFASRKAMDIEGLGDKSVEQLVAVGLIHELPDIYKLELKQLINLDRMAEKSGQNLLDAIEKSKKTTLPRFIYALGIRNVGESTAKDLASFYGELDEVMKQTEESLQLVPDIGPTVAKSISDFFKQNKNREVIQSLIKFGVNWPKHDIQKSTSGIFAAKTFVLTGTLPSMSREEAKSIIEMNGGKVAGSVSKKTDYVVAGSDAGSKLTVAQELGVKVISQDELLKLID, encoded by the coding sequence ATGGAAGCCAAAAAAGAAAATATTAAGAAAAAAATTGAAGAATTAATCGAAAAGATAAATACATTCGATTATCAATATTACGTTTTAGACAATCCCTCTATTTCAGATTTTGAATACGATAAAATTTTTAGATCGCTTGTTGATCTAGAAAATGCAAATCCTGATTTAATTAAACCAGATTCTCCCACCCAGCGGGTAGGTGGTGAGGCCCTAGAAGCTTTCGAGAGTGTTATCCATCGTCAAGCAATGTTATCTTTAAATAATGCTTTTGAAGAAGATGAGCTTATTGCTTTCGATAAACGTATTAAAGATGATATCGGCATTGATGAAGTGGAATATGCTGTTGAGCCAAAATTTGATGGTCTCGCAATTACATTAACTTATGAAAATGGCATTTTCGTTCAAGGCGCTACACGAGGCGATGGTTATACTGGAGAGAATGTCACGCACAATTTGAAAACTATTCGCTCAATACCCACTAAAGTTAATCATCCAAACCCACCCAAAATTTTAGAAGTGAGAGGTGAGGTTTTAATGCTAAAAAAAGATTTTGAATTACTCAATAAAAAACAAGAGTCTTTAGGCGAAAAAAAATTTGCAAATCCCAGAAATGCTGCGGCAGGAAGCTTAAGACAGCTTGATCCGAAAATAACCGCAAAAAGACCATTAACATTCTTTTCATATGGTCTTGGTGTATGCGAACCTAATTTAAACTTAAAAACGCATACAGAAACAATTCAGCTTTTAAAACAATTTAATTTACCAATTTCTGATTTATCAGTAAGCGTTAAGGGTATAAAAGGTTTAAAGAGCTTTTATGAGAAAGTGTTAAAACTTAGAGATTCCTTAACTTATGACATTGATGGTGTGGTTTATAAAGTAAATTCTTTTAATTATCAAAATGAATTAGGTTTTGTATCACGAGCTCCTCGATGGGCAATTGCTCATAAATTTCCAGCAGAAGAAGCTTTAACTGAAATTTTAGATATTGATGTTCAAGTAGGCCGTACAGGAGCTATAACACCCGTCGCTCGTTTGAAGCCAGTTTTTGTTGGTGGGGTTACCGTCACGAATGCAACTCTTCATAACGAAGACGAAATGATTCGTAAGGACGTACATATTGGTGACATTGTAAGTGTTCGAAGAGCAGGGGATGTAATTCCTGAGATCGTAAGAGTGCTTATTGACAAACGACCAAAGATAATCAAAAAATTTAAAATGCCAACTGCATGCCCAGAGTGCGGTTCACCTCTTATTCGAATAGATGATGAAGCTGTTATTCGATGCTCAGGCGGCCTGGTTTGTCCAGCCCAACAGAAACAATCCATTATTCACTTTGCCTCACGAAAGGCTATGGATATAGAAGGTTTAGGAGACAAATCTGTTGAACAGTTAGTGGCTGTTGGTTTAATTCATGAATTACCCGATATCTATAAGCTGGAGCTTAAACAATTAATTAACCTTGATCGTATGGCAGAAAAATCAGGTCAAAACTTATTGGATGCAATTGAAAAAAGCAAAAAAACTACATTACCTCGATTTATCTATGCGCTTGGTATTCGTAACGTAGGCGAATCAACCGCTAAAGATCTTGCTAGTTTCTATGGGGAGTTAGATGAGGTTATGAAACAGACAGAAGAGAGCTTGCAACTTGTACCTGATATTGGCCCTACAGTTGCAAAATCTATCAGTGATTTTTTCAAGCAAAATAAGAATAGAGAAGTGATCCAATCGTTAATAAAATTTGGCGTTAATTGGCCCAAACACGATATACAAAAATCCACCTCTGGAATTTTTGCAGCTAAGACTTTTGTTCTTACAGGAACTTTGCCTTCGATGTCACGCGAAGAAGCTAAATCAATTATTGAAATGAATGGTGGAAAGGTTGCGGGTAGTGTCTCTAAAAAAACTGATTATGTTGTCGCAGGATCAGATGCCGGAAGTAAATTAACTGTCGCACAAGAACTTGGTGTTAAAGTCATTTCCCAAGATGAACTTTTAAAACTTATAGATTAA
- the pabC gene encoding aminodeoxychorismate lyase, with protein sequence MSKQFLINGTFQKISPFDRAFQYGDGIFRTFVVENKKVLHWKHHYKKIVEDCLALKITPPKEKDLLTDINTLFKSKKKSVGKFIISRGNSERGYKFSEDIVHNRFLIKTKMPIYPKEYFNLGVNLCVCKQKLNPSILSGVKHLNRLENIMARQEWKGDHYADGILLDQNGYVIECISSNIFMRIGNTIYTPKISQVGIKGVTRELIIKISMKLGFKIKETTFKLNKLLESDEVFITNSLFGVLQVKEIKNKLWQHQELASLFNQSLENFNT encoded by the coding sequence TTGTCAAAACAATTCCTCATTAATGGCACATTCCAGAAGATCAGTCCTTTTGATCGCGCATTTCAATATGGCGATGGAATTTTTAGAACCTTTGTTGTAGAAAATAAAAAAGTGCTTCATTGGAAACATCACTACAAAAAAATAGTAGAAGACTGTCTTGCGTTAAAAATTACCCCTCCAAAAGAAAAAGATTTACTAACTGATATTAATACTTTATTTAAGTCTAAGAAAAAGTCAGTGGGAAAATTTATTATTTCTAGAGGTAATAGTGAGCGAGGCTATAAATTTAGTGAGGATATTGTGCATAATCGTTTTTTAATTAAAACTAAAATGCCAATTTACCCCAAAGAATATTTTAACCTTGGCGTTAATCTCTGCGTATGCAAGCAAAAGCTTAATCCTTCTATTCTTTCAGGCGTTAAACATCTCAATCGATTAGAAAACATTATGGCAAGACAAGAGTGGAAGGGTGACCATTATGCTGATGGCATTCTTCTTGATCAGAATGGCTATGTGATCGAATGCATATCCAGCAATATCTTTATGCGCATTGGAAACACTATTTACACGCCAAAGATAAGCCAAGTAGGCATTAAGGGAGTTACAAGGGAATTGATTATTAAAATCTCAATGAAATTAGGTTTTAAAATTAAAGAGACGACATTTAAGTTAAATAAACTTTTAGAGAGTGATGAGGTCTTCATAACAAACAGTTTATTTGGTGTTTTACAAGTTAAAGAAATTAAAAATAAGCTTTGGCAGCATCAAGAATTAGCTTCACTATTTAACCAGTCACTTGAGAATTTTAATACATGA
- the mltG gene encoding endolytic transglycosylase MltG — protein sequence MKKWLIRLIILFIPILVWIVHFLITPLRINKSDLSIEIEPGCSLKTIAFQLVDEKILNEPWRFIILTKALGQSRKLRPGNYNLNPNITPYQLLKSFVDGRATEGSITFIEGQDLHSMLEKIKANDSIKKTMKPYDTKAIAIAVGIPYESAEGQFFPDTYYFSRNTTDIEILKRAYKAMQKKLNYEWAHRSEEAPYKNSYEALTMASIIEKETGKSIEANLISGVFIHRLSINMKLQSDPTVIYGLGKKFTGDITKKDLITDTPYNTYTREGLPPGPITMPGLISIRAALHPTKTDTLYFVGKGDGTHYFSANLNEHNNAVRKYQIK from the coding sequence ATGAAAAAATGGCTTATTCGGTTAATAATTCTTTTTATTCCCATCCTAGTTTGGATCGTTCATTTTCTAATAACGCCACTTCGCATCAATAAATCAGATTTGTCTATAGAAATCGAACCTGGCTGCAGTCTAAAAACGATTGCTTTTCAGCTCGTTGATGAAAAAATTCTTAATGAACCTTGGAGATTCATCATCCTTACCAAAGCTTTGGGGCAGTCAAGAAAACTAAGGCCTGGCAACTATAATCTTAATCCAAATATTACACCTTACCAATTATTGAAATCTTTTGTCGATGGGCGCGCCACTGAAGGCTCTATTACTTTTATAGAAGGACAAGACCTTCATTCGATGTTAGAAAAAATAAAAGCGAACGATAGTATCAAAAAAACAATGAAACCATACGATACAAAAGCTATTGCTATTGCAGTTGGAATTCCATATGAGTCAGCTGAAGGGCAATTCTTTCCTGACACTTATTATTTCAGTAGAAATACTACCGACATTGAAATTCTAAAAAGAGCTTATAAGGCGATGCAAAAAAAATTAAATTATGAATGGGCTCATCGATCAGAAGAGGCCCCTTACAAAAATAGCTATGAAGCTCTCACAATGGCTTCTATTATTGAAAAAGAAACAGGCAAGTCAATAGAAGCGAATCTTATCTCTGGAGTATTTATACATCGATTAAGTATTAATATGAAATTACAGAGCGATCCTACAGTAATATATGGACTCGGTAAAAAGTTTACTGGAGATATTACAAAAAAGGATTTGATTACGGACACACCTTACAATACATATACAAGAGAGGGATTGCCTCCAGGCCCTATAACAATGCCAGGGTTAATTTCTATTCGAGCTGCTCTTCACCCCACAAAAACAGATACTCTTTATTTTGTGGGCAAAGGTGATGGTACACATTACTTTTCTGCCAATTTAAATGAACATAATAACGCTGTCAGAAAGTATCAGATTAAATGA
- the acpP gene encoding acyl carrier protein has product MSDIEQRVKKIVAEQLGTKEADVKNTSSFVDDLGADSLDTVELVMALEEEFDCEIPDEEAEKITTVQQAVDYINKNLK; this is encoded by the coding sequence ATGTCTGACATCGAACAACGTGTAAAAAAAATTGTTGCAGAACAACTCGGCACCAAAGAAGCTGATGTAAAAAATACATCATCATTTGTAGATGATTTAGGCGCTGATTCACTTGATACAGTTGAGCTCGTAATGGCGTTAGAAGAAGAGTTTGATTGTGAAATTCCTGACGAAGAAGCTGAAAAGATTACTACAGTTCAGCAAGCTGTTGATTACATCAACAAAAATTTAAAATAA
- the fabF gene encoding beta-ketoacyl-ACP synthase II: MSKRRVVVTGLGLITPVGIGVKESWANIINGQSGIGKITKFDCSTFPSQIAGEVKNFDPLAYIPPKDARRMDTFIQFGIAAGIEAFKDSGIEINDNNSERIGVSVGSGIGGINLIESTSDVFDEGGVRKVSPFFIPGTIINMISGNLSIMLNLKGPNVSIVTACTTGTHSIGDAARMIEYGDADVMLAGGSEAAITELSVAGFSAAKALSSRNDDPKTASRPWDKDRDGFVIGEGAGVMVLEEYEHAKQRGAKIYAELSGYGMSADAYHITAPNMDGPRRSIVNALKNANVNTDNVQYINAHGTSTPLGDLNETNAIKATFGDFANKLVVNSTKSMTGHLLGGAGGIESVFTVLAIYNQISPPTINIFNQDPECDLDYCANEARSMKIDVALKNNFGFGGTNGSLVFKKI; this comes from the coding sequence ATGTCGAAGAGAAGAGTTGTAGTCACCGGCTTAGGTTTGATTACCCCCGTAGGTATAGGGGTAAAAGAATCTTGGGCTAATATCATTAACGGCCAATCTGGTATAGGTAAAATTACCAAATTTGACTGCTCAACCTTTCCCTCTCAAATAGCAGGTGAAGTCAAAAATTTCGACCCACTTGCATACATTCCACCTAAAGATGCGCGCCGTATGGATACTTTCATTCAATTCGGTATTGCAGCAGGTATTGAAGCGTTTAAAGATTCTGGTATTGAAATTAATGATAACAATAGCGAGCGCATTGGTGTGTCTGTTGGTTCAGGTATTGGCGGAATTAATTTAATTGAATCTACAAGCGATGTGTTTGATGAGGGTGGCGTTCGTAAAGTTTCGCCATTTTTTATTCCAGGCACAATTATCAATATGATATCTGGCAATCTTTCTATTATGCTTAATTTGAAAGGCCCTAATGTTTCAATTGTCACTGCATGTACAACAGGCACCCATTCAATTGGTGATGCGGCGCGAATGATTGAATATGGCGATGCTGACGTAATGTTGGCGGGAGGGTCAGAAGCAGCTATTACTGAATTATCAGTGGCTGGATTTTCTGCAGCAAAAGCACTTTCATCACGTAATGACGATCCAAAAACGGCAAGCCGTCCTTGGGATAAAGACCGCGATGGTTTTGTTATTGGTGAAGGCGCTGGCGTTATGGTGCTTGAGGAATACGAACATGCAAAACAAAGGGGCGCCAAAATTTATGCAGAGCTTTCAGGTTATGGCATGAGTGCAGACGCTTATCATATTACCGCTCCCAACATGGATGGGCCGAGACGTTCTATTGTCAATGCATTAAAAAATGCAAATGTTAATACAGATAATGTGCAGTATATTAATGCGCATGGCACATCAACACCTCTTGGTGATCTTAATGAAACTAATGCCATTAAAGCTACATTCGGAGACTTCGCTAATAAACTCGTTGTGAATTCTACAAAATCAATGACAGGACATTTATTAGGTGGGGCAGGCGGCATCGAATCTGTTTTTACGGTATTGGCTATTTATAATCAAATTTCCCCACCAACAATTAATATTTTTAACCAAGACCCCGAATGCGATCTTGATTATTGTGCCAATGAAGCAAGATCAATGAAAATTGATGTTGCACTCAAAAATAACTTCGGTTTTGGCGGCACCAACGGAAGCCTTGTGTTTAAAAAAATATAG
- a CDS encoding tetratricopeptide repeat protein: MKFKTQFLLIIFSIFFSNNIFSKEINRSCDELLSDNKYEEALKTKKAEYKAAFCHGQAHLKLYHYDEALNDFRLASKLAKNDIDHSMADLLAGVSLKEANKLDEALLYFKNSISRTDINKAFKRLNLVEIGEILLLLAKHEEAAKSFLDAYGLAANDDERAFNLDRVAFAYASMGNFTKAIEYELKANLAFERTGLLGEYADSGINLALYYLEVNDLIPAERTLLKFEKLARENGGIYYLAKALYAESKYYKKKSNHELSKSKFDEANKIANDIGAEDLKALFKAI; this comes from the coding sequence ATGAAATTTAAAACACAATTTTTACTAATAATTTTTAGTATCTTTTTCTCAAACAATATCTTTTCCAAAGAAATAAATAGGTCCTGTGATGAACTATTAAGCGACAACAAGTATGAAGAAGCATTAAAAACAAAGAAAGCCGAATATAAAGCTGCCTTTTGCCACGGACAAGCTCATTTAAAGCTTTATCATTACGACGAGGCTTTAAATGATTTTAGGTTAGCTAGTAAATTAGCAAAAAATGATATTGATCATTCTATGGCTGATTTACTCGCAGGGGTATCTTTAAAAGAAGCCAACAAATTAGATGAAGCTCTTTTGTATTTTAAAAATTCCATTTCGCGTACTGATATTAATAAAGCATTCAAGCGCCTTAACTTAGTTGAAATAGGAGAAATTTTATTACTTCTCGCTAAACATGAGGAAGCAGCAAAATCATTTCTTGATGCCTACGGACTAGCTGCAAATGATGATGAGCGTGCTTTTAATTTGGATCGAGTTGCTTTTGCTTATGCTTCCATGGGAAATTTCACCAAAGCTATAGAGTACGAGTTAAAAGCGAATTTAGCTTTTGAGCGAACAGGTTTACTTGGTGAATATGCAGACTCTGGTATTAATCTCGCTTTGTACTACCTTGAAGTTAATGATCTTATTCCTGCTGAAAGAACACTTTTAAAATTTGAAAAGCTTGCTCGAGAGAATGGGGGAATATATTACCTCGCTAAAGCTTTATATGCGGAAAGTAAATATTACAAAAAAAAATCTAATCACGAACTTAGTAAATCAAAATTTGATGAAGCGAATAAGATTGCTAATGATATAGGGGCGGAGGACCTAAAAGCGCTTTTCAAAGCCATTTAA
- the tmk gene encoding dTMP kinase, which translates to MINKGKFITFEGVDGAGKSSHIDEVISFLELQKIDVIRTREPGGTKLGEKLRELLLHDEMDPETETLLMFAARKQHIAEIIKPALDKGVFVVSDRFTDATYAYQYGGKQVSYAKIEVLESWVHPELKADLTLLFDLPVEISIERLKKNRSPDKFEKEDESFFNRLRNVYLDLARQNPKRYKIINANQAIESVAQDVIKAIKTIL; encoded by the coding sequence ATGATAAACAAAGGTAAATTTATTACATTTGAAGGCGTGGATGGTGCAGGGAAAAGTTCGCATATTGACGAAGTTATATCTTTTCTCGAATTACAAAAAATTGACGTTATAAGAACAAGAGAGCCTGGAGGAACAAAACTTGGAGAAAAATTAAGAGAATTGCTTCTTCATGATGAGATGGACCCTGAAACAGAAACACTTCTTATGTTTGCAGCTAGAAAGCAACATATCGCAGAAATTATCAAGCCAGCACTTGATAAGGGTGTATTTGTAGTATCTGATCGTTTTACTGATGCTACCTATGCTTATCAATATGGTGGCAAACAAGTATCTTACGCTAAAATTGAAGTGCTTGAATCGTGGGTGCATCCAGAACTCAAGGCTGATCTTACTTTGTTATTTGATTTACCTGTTGAAATAAGTATTGAACGTTTAAAGAAAAATAGATCTCCCGATAAGTTTGAAAAAGAAGATGAATCTTTTTTTAATCGTCTTAGAAATGTATACCTAGACCTCGCGAGACAAAACCCTAAACGTTATAAGATTATTAATGCAAATCAAGCTATTGAATCTGTAGCTCAAGATGTCATTAAGGCAATTAAGACTATTTTATGA
- a CDS encoding DNA polymerase III subunit delta', with protein sequence MMNSIYPWFKDAWIAIHENEKLPHALILKGKEGIGKYDFAMKFTKSYLCQNPLANHFPCEVCSSCQWFPESHPDFKHIAPIESEDDESSKRKTIRKKNIVIDQIRELSEYLELSAHQVSGKRVVLIQPADSLNQAASNALLKILEEPPENTLFILLSSQIQKLIATIRSRCQLLDLRGPSLDEANLFLIDQNIVLEESLLSFTGGSPFNAIKELENKSEREVVTQLLSQGHNIDITKVNYAILTQGLDWTLNMIQKWAFDLLLSFHTQQSYYFTNEEKLIHSQAKQINLNTLLLFTNELNELKKIASHPVNQELQLQNIFIKYKQIFEPS encoded by the coding sequence ATGATGAACTCTATTTATCCTTGGTTTAAAGATGCTTGGATTGCTATTCATGAAAATGAAAAGCTTCCTCACGCTTTAATTCTAAAAGGCAAAGAAGGCATTGGAAAATATGATTTTGCAATGAAATTTACAAAATCATATTTATGTCAAAACCCTCTTGCTAATCATTTTCCTTGCGAGGTATGTTCAAGTTGCCAGTGGTTTCCTGAGTCACATCCTGATTTCAAACATATCGCCCCTATTGAAAGTGAGGATGATGAGTCATCAAAAAGAAAAACTATTCGTAAAAAAAATATTGTAATTGATCAAATTCGAGAGCTCTCAGAATATTTAGAACTTTCAGCTCATCAAGTAAGCGGTAAACGTGTTGTTTTGATTCAACCAGCAGACTCCCTTAATCAGGCAGCATCTAATGCGCTGCTTAAAATTTTAGAGGAGCCACCAGAAAATACTCTATTCATTCTTTTATCAAGCCAAATACAAAAACTAATTGCTACTATCCGAAGTCGTTGCCAATTATTAGACCTTCGAGGCCCATCATTAGATGAGGCCAATTTGTTTTTGATTGATCAAAATATAGTCCTTGAGGAAAGTTTGCTCTCATTTACTGGTGGCTCACCATTTAATGCTATCAAAGAATTAGAAAATAAATCGGAGCGCGAGGTTGTTACCCAATTATTATCTCAAGGCCATAATATCGATATCACTAAAGTTAATTATGCAATTCTGACTCAAGGGCTTGATTGGACATTAAATATGATTCAAAAATGGGCTTTTGATTTATTGCTAAGCTTCCATACGCAACAGAGTTATTATTTTACAAATGAAGAGAAGCTCATTCACTCTCAAGCAAAACAAATTAATCTTAATACCTTGCTTTTATTTACAAACGAATTAAATGAATTAAAAAAAATTGCATCACATCCAGTTAATCAGGAGCTTCAACTGCAAAATATTTTTATTAAATACAAACAAATTTTTGAGCCATCATGA
- a CDS encoding cell division protein ZipA C-terminal FtsZ-binding domain-containing protein yields MSDIQFALTILAVIIILIMIIFNWIRLIQYRKQNQTENSFLYKDENGLSQEEKNPYDQDLSISEKYLLSNLPKDIYRNIDAIAFIKLNKATHAISKLNLRDFIELPHTHIFIRKNEDVWTSTDGMSGSVSFDQILLAIQLVDRQGPISSAHTQTFRMLVEKTKNDLDGSLIWLSSSNIENDAKELNQFCALVDHMMTLTLIPKNNGMFDNKKLIDILKTDGFKENKDGYHVFKGHDKHPLFRIASLNQQPLNFNLDPYIQGILFQMDLPLTLNCKESFDVMLESITNFQKDLDCMLVDSNKKELNVNHIERIRYQVEKIENQMIAKNIPPGSSCARRLFS; encoded by the coding sequence ATGTCTGATATTCAGTTTGCTTTGACGATTCTGGCTGTAATAATTATTCTTATCATGATCATTTTTAACTGGATTCGCCTTATCCAGTATCGAAAACAAAACCAGACTGAAAATTCTTTTTTATATAAAGATGAAAATGGTTTAAGCCAAGAAGAAAAAAATCCTTACGATCAAGATTTAAGTATCTCTGAGAAATACTTACTTTCAAATTTACCTAAAGATATCTACCGTAATATTGATGCTATTGCATTTATTAAACTTAACAAAGCAACTCATGCTATCTCAAAATTAAATCTTAGAGACTTCATTGAATTGCCTCATACGCATATATTTATTCGTAAAAATGAGGATGTGTGGACTTCAACAGATGGTATGAGCGGATCAGTTTCATTTGATCAAATACTTTTAGCGATACAGTTGGTAGATCGTCAAGGCCCTATATCATCAGCGCATACACAAACATTTAGAATGTTGGTAGAAAAAACTAAAAATGACTTGGACGGTAGTCTCATTTGGCTTTCTAGCTCAAATATCGAAAATGACGCAAAAGAGCTTAATCAATTTTGTGCTCTTGTAGACCATATGATGACATTAACTCTTATCCCAAAAAATAACGGTATGTTTGACAATAAAAAGCTTATTGATATATTAAAAACAGATGGTTTCAAAGAGAATAAAGATGGTTATCATGTATTTAAAGGTCACGATAAACATCCCTTATTTCGCATAGCTTCATTAAATCAACAACCCTTAAACTTCAACCTTGATCCTTATATTCAAGGCATTCTTTTTCAAATGGATTTACCACTAACGTTGAACTGTAAAGAATCTTTTGATGTTATGTTGGAATCAATTACTAATTTTCAAAAAGATCTTGATTGCATGCTTGTTGATTCTAATAAAAAAGAACTTAACGTTAATCATATTGAGCGTATTAGATATCAAGTTGAAAAAATTGAAAATCAAATGATTGCTAAAAATATCCCTCCTGGAAGTTCTTGTGCGCGAAGATTATTTTCTTAA
- a CDS encoding MBL fold metallo-hydrolase translates to MPSFELTILGSGSSAGTPVVGCNCETCLSVNPKNKRTRCSSLIKLKSGEHILIDTSPDLRFQSLRESIPRVDAVLYTHTHADHLHGIDDLRAFCQLHKMQIPIYGKKESLEHIALKFGYALNEPKGFWEMPVLKAMPVNDPFQLFGELVTPIPVAHGRSEIYGYRIGNLAYLTDVSDIPENSLKLLECLDILLLDCLRIKEHHTHINLEQSLIFANRIKAKKTYLIHMTHDLEYEALKKELPGHIDVGYDGLKIIIN, encoded by the coding sequence ATGCCGTCCTTCGAATTAACCATTCTTGGCAGTGGATCAAGCGCGGGCACCCCTGTTGTTGGATGCAATTGTGAAACTTGCTTATCTGTCAATCCGAAAAATAAGCGAACACGTTGCTCATCCCTTATTAAATTAAAATCAGGCGAGCATATTCTTATTGATACCAGCCCTGATTTACGTTTTCAATCTCTAAGAGAATCAATTCCAAGAGTTGATGCTGTGCTTTATACACATACTCACGCAGATCATCTTCATGGCATAGATGATTTAAGAGCTTTTTGTCAGTTACACAAAATGCAAATACCTATTTACGGAAAAAAAGAGTCGCTTGAACATATTGCATTAAAATTTGGCTATGCTTTGAACGAACCTAAAGGGTTTTGGGAAATGCCTGTTTTAAAAGCAATGCCGGTCAATGATCCATTTCAGCTTTTTGGCGAACTTGTAACGCCAATTCCTGTTGCCCATGGAAGATCAGAAATCTATGGCTATCGCATTGGAAATTTAGCTTATCTCACTGACGTATCCGATATTCCTGAAAACTCACTGAAACTTTTGGAATGTTTAGACATCCTACTCTTGGATTGTTTACGCATTAAAGAGCATCATACACATATCAATCTTGAGCAAAGTTTAATTTTCGCTAATCGAATAAAAGCAAAGAAAACATATTTGATTCATATGACACATGATTTAGAATATGAAGCATTAAAAAAAGAATTACCTGGCCATATCGATGTTGGATATGACGGGCTTAAAATCATCATCAATTAA
- a CDS encoding TatD family hydrolase, protein MTSFVDSHCHINFPELYQNIDSILSKMSSNKVTHALCVSVTLDKLPDIFKIANTYPHIFASVGVHPDCEDIEEPSVDELCRFTKEKKVVAIGETGLDYFRVLGDLSWQRDRFRTHIKAAIQSNLPLIIHTRNAAEDTLKIMREEGANHVGGVMHCFTESLDVAFEAIKLNFYISFSGIVTFKNATDLKEVVKAIPLDRILIETDSPYLAPVPYRGKINDPSNVIHVAEEIAKLKNIPVEEVGEATTQNFFKLFSKCRPSN, encoded by the coding sequence ATGACAAGCTTTGTAGATTCTCATTGCCACATTAATTTTCCAGAGCTATATCAAAATATAGATTCTATTCTTTCCAAGATGTCATCTAATAAAGTTACCCATGCCTTATGTGTGAGCGTTACTTTGGATAAATTACCCGACATTTTTAAGATTGCAAATACATATCCACATATTTTTGCATCTGTTGGCGTTCATCCGGATTGCGAAGATATTGAAGAACCTTCTGTGGATGAGTTATGTCGCTTTACTAAAGAGAAAAAGGTTGTAGCTATTGGCGAAACCGGACTAGATTATTTTAGAGTGCTAGGCGATCTTTCATGGCAAAGGGATCGTTTTAGAACACATATTAAAGCTGCTATTCAATCAAATTTACCTCTTATTATTCATACACGAAATGCAGCAGAGGATACTTTAAAAATTATGCGAGAGGAGGGCGCAAATCATGTAGGTGGTGTAATGCACTGCTTTACAGAATCCCTTGATGTAGCTTTCGAGGCTATTAAACTTAATTTCTATATTTCATTCTCAGGCATTGTAACATTTAAAAATGCAACAGATCTTAAAGAAGTTGTGAAAGCTATTCCACTTGATCGGATTCTTATTGAGACTGACTCCCCATATCTGGCGCCTGTGCCTTATCGAGGTAAAATAAATGATCCATCCAATGTGATTCATGTGGCAGAGGAAATTGCAAAACTAAAAAATATTCCAGTGGAAGAGGTTGGTGAAGCAACCACACAAAATTTCTTTAAGCTTTTTTCAAAATGCCGTCCTTCGAATTAA